A window of the Ardenticatenales bacterium genome harbors these coding sequences:
- a CDS encoding glycosyltransferase family 39 protein, whose amino-acid sequence MARGKGAPDSRLGNEVQSVAEPESTAAAASGEKPAAKEQYGFISPRSPLWLLPILIVAAVLRLTGLAWDDYHHYHPDERYIAWVATSVTWPTNWTDAWQPHRSTLNPFYWPAKTRDTGVIAPENEPRRFAYGHVPLYAGVLAAGLVDWVGSVLRPLLPASTFLSRDLFNGADRNTFDHLTIVGRLLTALLDVGAVALLYLLGRRLFDPVVGLLAAAFLALDVLHIQLAHFWTVDPYLTFFALAAIYCLVLALDHPRFFWPGAVFVGLAVGSKFAGIFLLLPLALFCWWHAPAFWPRARRLLLAVFLAALTFALTNPFALLDFTCQVVSPAVRWGPISLPAINWGNCFLENLSRQSGMVNGSWDVGFARQYAGTTPFLYPLEMLYKWGLGPLLAVVAVGGLLWLSWRAWARRQRGEWLLLAWVVPFFLATGGLYVKFMRYLQPIVPLLLLMGAAWLLHGFGRRARRPAVALTLVATALYALAFANMYRQPHPWTTASAWIFRHVPAGATVLTEQWDEPLPTGMVIDGVYHAADEYESDELTWLTGPDEADDEAKLAANLARLANADYVVIASNRVYGVVPRLPQRYPLSGHYARLLFSGQLGYDVVFVTDRAPNLGGVTLRPDSFAWPRLTPPEAVQMYLTRHPTLTFGRADESFTVYDQPLAFILANRQRLSAAAMRQLFTTNEPLPTEH is encoded by the coding sequence GTGGCGCGCGGCAAAGGCGCGCCCGACAGCCGATTGGGGAACGAGGTGCAGTCCGTGGCAGAACCGGAATCCACAGCGGCGGCGGCAAGCGGCGAAAAGCCCGCCGCCAAAGAGCAATACGGCTTCATTAGCCCGCGGTCACCGCTCTGGCTGCTGCCGATCCTGATCGTGGCTGCCGTGCTGCGCCTCACGGGGCTGGCCTGGGACGATTATCATCATTACCATCCAGACGAGCGTTACATTGCCTGGGTCGCCACCAGCGTCACCTGGCCGACCAACTGGACCGACGCCTGGCAGCCCCACCGCTCCACGCTCAATCCTTTCTACTGGCCGGCGAAGACCCGCGATACCGGCGTGATCGCCCCGGAGAACGAGCCGCGCCGTTTCGCCTACGGGCACGTGCCTTTGTACGCGGGCGTGCTGGCGGCGGGGTTGGTGGATTGGGTGGGGTCGGTGCTGCGTCCACTGCTGCCGGCATCTACCTTCCTCTCCCGCGACCTCTTCAACGGCGCCGACCGAAACACCTTCGACCACCTGACCATCGTGGGGCGACTGCTGACGGCGCTGCTGGACGTGGGCGCGGTGGCCTTGCTCTACCTGCTGGGGCGGCGGCTGTTTGACCCGGTGGTCGGCCTGCTGGCGGCGGCGTTCCTGGCTCTGGATGTGCTGCACATTCAGTTGGCCCACTTCTGGACGGTGGACCCCTACCTTACATTTTTCGCGCTGGCGGCCATCTATTGTCTGGTGCTGGCACTGGACCATCCCCGTTTTTTCTGGCCGGGGGCGGTTTTCGTAGGGCTGGCGGTGGGGAGCAAATTTGCCGGCATTTTCCTCCTCCTCCCCCTCGCCCTTTTCTGCTGGTGGCACGCGCCCGCGTTCTGGCCGCGCGCCCGTCGGCTCCTCCTCGCCGTTTTCCTCGCCGCCCTCACCTTTGCCCTCACCAATCCGTTCGCTCTCCTCGATTTTACCTGCCAGGTCGTCTCCCCGGCGGTGCGTTGGGGGCCGATCTCGCTGCCGGCCATCAACTGGGGCAACTGCTTTTTGGAGAATCTGTCACGGCAAAGCGGCATGGTAAACGGGAGTTGGGATGTCGGCTTTGCGCGGCAATATGCCGGCACAACCCCCTTCCTCTACCCCCTGGAAATGCTGTACAAATGGGGCCTGGGGCCGCTGCTGGCCGTCGTCGCCGTGGGCGGCCTCCTGTGGCTCTCGTGGCGCGCCTGGGCGCGGCGGCAGCGCGGCGAATGGCTACTGCTGGCCTGGGTCGTCCCCTTCTTCCTGGCAACCGGCGGCCTCTATGTCAAATTCATGCGCTATTTGCAGCCCATCGTCCCCTTGCTCCTGCTCATGGGCGCGGCCTGGCTACTGCATGGATTCGGGCGACGCGCCCGCCGCCCGGCCGTCGCGCTCACCCTCGTGGCAACGGCGCTGTATGCGCTGGCTTTCGCCAACATGTACCGCCAGCCGCACCCGTGGACGACGGCCTCGGCGTGGATTTTTCGCCATGTGCCCGCCGGGGCCACGGTACTGACGGAACAATGGGATGAGCCACTGCCAACGGGGATGGTGATAGACGGCGTCTACCACGCCGCCGACGAATACGAGTCGGACGAACTCACCTGGCTCACCGGTCCTGACGAGGCCGACGATGAAGCGAAACTGGCCGCCAACCTGGCGCGGCTGGCAAACGCCGACTACGTCGTCATCGCCTCCAACCGCGTGTATGGCGTGGTTCCTCGCCTGCCCCAACGGTATCCCCTCTCCGGCCACTATGCTCGTCTGCTTTTCAGTGGGCAACTTGGCTACGACGTGGTTTTCGTCACCGATCGCGCGCCGAACCTGGGAGGCGTCACCTTGCGCCCCGATTCCTTTGCCTGGCCCCGCCTGACGCCGCCAGAGGCCGTGCAAATGTACCTGACCCGGCATCCCACCCTCACCTTTGGCCGCGCCGACGAGAGCTTCACCGTCTACGACCAGCCGCTAGCTTTCATCCTGGCGAATCGGCAGCGCCTCTCCGCCGCGGCCATGCGCCAGTTGTTCACGACCAACGAACCACTACCCACCGAACACTGA